In Burkholderiales bacterium, the following proteins share a genomic window:
- the recQ gene encoding DNA helicase RecQ: MSVSSALQLLQNTFGHSGFRGKQEEIVTHLAQGGDALVLMPTGGGKSLCYQLPALLRAGTALVVSPLIALMQDQVAALKQLGVRAAFLNSTLDGREVYETERAFRAGELDLLYVAPERLLMPRMLDLLGEAKVALFAIDEAHCVSQWGHDFRPEYLQLSVLHERFPDVPRIALTATADPQTRDEIVHRLALDEARVFISSFDRPNIRYRIVDKSDARSQLLSFMREEHTGESGIVYCLSRRKVDETAAWLCEHGVRALPYHAGMDSAARADHQARFQGEDGIVVVATIAFGMGIDKPDVRFVAHLDLPKSIESYYQETGRAGRDGQPADAWMAYGLGDVVQQRRMIDQSEGSDAYKRVSAAKLDALLGLCETAACRRVRLLEYFGEASAPCGNCDTCLEPPETWDATEAARKALSCIYRTGQRFGAGHLIDVLRGRPNDRITQWEHNKLSVYAIGADLDENEWRNIFRQLVALGYARPDHEAYGALKLTEASRPVLRGEMPVEMRRAVPRARGSRRRAQAALPAGADEGLLTKLKAWRANEAREQAVPAYVIFHDATLASIAALKPQDLAALGTISGIGARKLERYGPMVISLINE; the protein is encoded by the coding sequence ATGTCCGTTTCTTCCGCGCTACAACTCCTCCAGAACACCTTCGGCCACTCGGGCTTTCGCGGTAAACAGGAAGAGATCGTCACCCACCTGGCGCAGGGCGGGGACGCGCTCGTCCTCATGCCGACCGGCGGCGGCAAGTCGCTGTGCTACCAGCTCCCCGCGCTGCTGCGCGCAGGCACCGCGCTCGTCGTCTCGCCACTGATCGCGCTCATGCAGGACCAGGTCGCGGCCCTGAAGCAGCTCGGCGTGCGCGCCGCTTTCCTCAACTCCACGCTCGACGGGCGCGAGGTCTACGAGACCGAGCGCGCATTCCGCGCGGGGGAGCTCGATCTGCTCTACGTCGCGCCCGAGCGGCTTTTGATGCCGCGCATGCTCGACCTCCTGGGCGAAGCGAAGGTCGCGCTGTTCGCGATCGACGAAGCGCACTGCGTGTCGCAGTGGGGCCACGACTTCCGGCCGGAATATCTCCAGCTCTCGGTGCTGCACGAGCGTTTCCCCGACGTGCCGCGCATCGCGCTCACCGCGACCGCCGATCCGCAGACGCGCGACGAGATCGTGCACCGCCTCGCGCTCGACGAGGCGCGCGTCTTCATCTCGAGCTTCGACCGGCCGAACATCCGCTACCGCATCGTCGACAAGAGCGACGCGCGCTCGCAGCTCCTGTCGTTCATGCGGGAGGAACATACGGGGGAATCCGGCATCGTCTATTGCCTGTCGCGCCGCAAGGTCGACGAGACCGCCGCATGGCTGTGCGAGCACGGCGTGCGCGCCCTGCCCTATCACGCGGGGATGGACAGCGCCGCGCGAGCCGACCACCAGGCGCGATTCCAGGGCGAGGACGGCATCGTGGTGGTCGCGACGATCGCGTTCGGCATGGGCATCGACAAGCCCGACGTGCGCTTCGTCGCGCACCTCGACCTGCCCAAGAGCATCGAGAGCTATTACCAGGAGACCGGCCGCGCGGGCCGCGACGGCCAGCCCGCGGACGCGTGGATGGCTTACGGCCTCGGCGACGTGGTGCAGCAGCGACGCATGATCGACCAGTCCGAGGGCAGCGACGCCTACAAGCGCGTGTCCGCGGCCAAGCTCGACGCCTTGCTCGGCCTGTGCGAAACGGCGGCGTGCCGGCGCGTCCGCCTGCTCGAATATTTCGGCGAAGCGAGCGCGCCGTGCGGCAACTGCGATACCTGCCTGGAGCCGCCGGAGACCTGGGATGCGACCGAGGCCGCGCGCAAGGCTTTATCCTGCATCTATCGCACCGGGCAGCGCTTCGGCGCGGGCCATCTCATCGACGTGCTGCGCGGTCGCCCCAACGATCGCATCACGCAGTGGGAGCACAACAAGCTGTCGGTGTATGCGATCGGGGCCGATCTCGACGAAAACGAATGGCGCAACATCTTCCGGCAGCTCGTCGCGCTGGGCTATGCGCGGCCCGATCACGAGGCCTACGGCGCGCTGAAGCTGACCGAAGCGAGCCGACCGGTGCTGAGGGGCGAAATGCCGGTCGAGATGCGCCGCGCGGTCCCCCGCGCGCGTGGCTCACGGCGACGTGCGCAGGCGGCCCTGCCTGCGGGGGCGGACGAAGGGCTGCTGACGAAGTTGAAGGCGTGGCGGGCGAACGAAGCGCGCGAGCAGGCGGTCCCTGCGTACGTGATCTTCCACGACGCCACGCTCGCCTCGATCGCGGCGCTCAAGCCGCAGGACCTCGCTGCGCTCGGCACCATCAGCGGCATCGGCGCGCGCAAGCTGGAGCGCTACGGCCCGATGGTTATCTCGTTGATCAACGAGTAG
- a CDS encoding TauD/TfdA family dioxygenase, whose amino-acid sequence MQIRVEQRGPGFFAEVRGVGLADVARSDEAYRAVRAAFEEHSVLLFRDQTITDDLQVAYSRRFGPLETAKAASIGEGTPFSILTNIDPVSGGLVPPGHKEDLRAKANQLWHTDSCFKAPPALASVLSARVIPPTGGETEFASTRLAWDRLTPTLRLELENAYAWHDYAHSRGKIAPELASDREKSTLPPVSWRIRWRNPANGRDALYIASHTYAIDGLANEAAQALIEELTALATAPGRTHEHRWRAGDVVMWDNRAVLHRGRPWPGDQPRHMVRTTITATDADGLADMWPARAAA is encoded by the coding sequence ATGCAGATTCGAGTCGAGCAGCGGGGACCGGGCTTTTTCGCCGAAGTGCGCGGCGTCGGCCTCGCCGACGTCGCACGGAGCGACGAAGCGTACCGGGCGGTGCGCGCGGCTTTCGAAGAGCACTCGGTCTTGCTCTTCCGCGACCAGACGATCACCGACGATCTGCAGGTGGCCTACTCGCGCCGCTTCGGACCGCTGGAGACTGCCAAGGCGGCCTCCATCGGCGAAGGCACGCCCTTCAGCATCCTCACCAACATCGACCCCGTCTCCGGCGGGCTCGTTCCGCCGGGTCACAAGGAAGATCTCCGCGCGAAAGCGAACCAGCTCTGGCACACCGACAGTTGCTTCAAGGCGCCGCCGGCGCTCGCGTCGGTGCTGTCGGCCCGTGTCATTCCGCCGACCGGCGGCGAGACCGAGTTCGCGTCGACGCGCCTCGCATGGGATCGTCTGACCCCGACGCTGCGCCTCGAGCTCGAAAATGCTTACGCGTGGCACGACTACGCGCATTCGCGCGGCAAGATCGCTCCGGAGCTCGCTTCGGATCGCGAGAAATCGACGCTGCCGCCGGTATCGTGGCGCATCCGCTGGCGCAATCCCGCGAACGGCCGCGACGCGCTGTACATCGCCTCTCACACCTACGCCATCGACGGCCTGGCGAACGAGGCCGCGCAGGCGCTCATCGAAGAGCTGACCGCGCTGGCGACCGCGCCGGGCCGCACGCACGAGCACCGCTGGCGCGCGGGCGACGTCGTCATGTGGGACAATCGCGCGGTCCTGCACCGCGGCCGTCCGTGGCCGGGCGACCAGCCGCGCCACATGGTGCGCACCACGATCACCGCAACCGATGCGGATGGTCTGGCAGACATGTGGCCGGCCCGTGCCGCGGCATGA
- a CDS encoding ATP-binding protein encodes MNSRATRRFTARQAEFDTIRAFIEAQCAGIEDDERQRAVLLVEELFANSVFHGYGGDSDGPVWLTVEVDGQGCRLVYEDCAPAWNPFAIEEPDLDAAVPEDRPVGGLGIVFLYELSTDRSYARRGDRNIIEMHVRRTAAQ; translated from the coding sequence GTGAATAGTCGCGCCACACGACGCTTCACCGCGCGACAGGCGGAGTTCGATACGATACGCGCGTTCATAGAAGCGCAATGCGCCGGCATCGAAGACGACGAGCGGCAGCGGGCCGTGCTGCTCGTCGAGGAGCTGTTCGCCAACAGCGTATTCCATGGCTACGGCGGCGACTCCGACGGGCCGGTGTGGCTCACCGTCGAGGTCGACGGACAGGGCTGCCGGCTGGTCTACGAAGACTGCGCGCCCGCGTGGAACCCCTTTGCGATCGAGGAGCCCGACCTCGACGCGGCCGTCCCCGAGGATCGTCCGGTGGGCGGCCTGGGCATCGTCTTCCTCTACGAGCTGTCGACCGATCGCAGCTACGCTCGCCGCGGCGACCGCAACATCATCGAGATGCACGTGAGGCGTACTGCGGCGCAGTAA